A window of Macrotis lagotis isolate mMagLag1 chromosome X, bilby.v1.9.chrom.fasta, whole genome shotgun sequence contains these coding sequences:
- the ARL6IP1 gene encoding ADP-ribosylation factor-like protein 6-interacting protein 1, translating into MAEGDNRSSNLLAAETASLEEQLQGWGEVMLIADKILRWERAWFPPAVVGVVSLVFLLIYYLDPSVLSGVSCFVMFLCLADYLVPILAPRIFGSNKWTTEQQQRFHEICSNLVKTRRRTVGWWRRLFTLKEEKPKMYFMTMIVSLAAVAWIGQQVHNLFLTYLIVTFLLLLPGLNQHGIISKYIGMAKREINKLLKQKEKKNE; encoded by the exons ATGGCGGAAGGAGATAACCGCAGCAGCAACCTGCTG GCTGCTGAAACTGCCAGCCTGGAAGAACAATTGCAAGGATGGGGAGAAGTGATGTTAATAGCTGATAAAATTCTTCGATGGGAAAGAGCCTGGTTTCCACCTGCAGTCGTGGGTGTTGTTTCTTTGGTATTCCT ttTGATCTACTATTTGGATCCATCTGTTCTTTCTGGTGTTTCCTGTTTCGTTATGTTTTTATGCCTGGCTGACTACCTTGTACCCATTCTTGCTCCTAGGATATTTGGCTCCAATAAATG GACTACTGAGCAACAACAAAGATTTCATGAAATTTGCAGCAATCTAGTAAAGACACGGCGCAGAACTGTTGGCTGGTGGAGACGTCTCTTCACACTGAAGGAAGAAAAACCTAAAATG tACTTCATGACCATGATTGTTTCCCTTGCTGCAGTTGCTTGGATTGGACAGCAAGTCCACAATCTTTTCCTCACCTACCTTATTG taacTTTCTTACTGCTACTTCCTGGACTAAACCAACATGGAATCATTTCGAAGTATATTGGAATGGCCAAAAGGGAGATAAACAAGCTCCTCaaacaaaaggagaagaaaaatgaatga